The Motacilla alba alba isolate MOTALB_02 chromosome 27, Motacilla_alba_V1.0_pri, whole genome shotgun sequence genome includes a window with the following:
- the LOC119712109 gene encoding gametocyte-specific factor 1-like, with the protein MELEEDLDMLDPERLIQCPLVKHHWIRARRFPYHLVKCKESNPEIAKKLATCPFNARHLVPQADLSDHIMKCNDKAFVEQDVVSRSCESPQEQLNNGSTWQAPPCAEDWEADLLEGSESTFVWGVINSAMNSTISDQNNSLPSRMRPPDTLPYSVSAGLIRSISSSPWNVVLPQQ; encoded by the exons ATATGTTGGATCCAGAGAGGTTAATCCAGTGCCCCTTGGTTAAACACCATTGGATCAGAGCACGGCGGTTTCCCTATCACCTGGTGAAGTGCAAGGAG AGCAACCCTGAAATTGCGAAGAAGTTGGCCACGTGCCCCTTCAATGCTCGTCACCTGGTTCCTCAGGCCGACCTCAGCGACCACATCATGAAGTGCAACGACAAAGCCTTCGTGGAGCAAGATGTGG TGAGCCGGTCCTGTGAGTCCCCGCAGGAGCAGCTGAATAATGGGAGCACATGGCAGGCACCTCCATGTGCTGAAGACTGGGAAGCAG ACTTGCTGGAGGGATCTGAGTCTACTTTTGTGTGGGGTGTGATCAACTCTGCCATGAACAG CACCATCAGTGACCAGAACAACTCGTTGCCCTCGCGGATGCGGCCCCCTGACACCCTCCCGTACAGCGTGTCTGCAGGCCT AATTCGGAGTATTAGTTCCTCCCCTTGGAATGTAGTTTTGCCCCAGCAGTAA